In Paenibacillus segetis, a single window of DNA contains:
- a CDS encoding family 43 glycosylhydrolase: protein MKKLQVFNPYLPAYEYIPDGEPHVFGDRIYIFGSHDRFDGEKFCLNDYICYSAPIMDLTEWKYEGVIYKKTQDPRMSDGTHELWAPDVVQGKDGRYYLYYCPDDSILSIGVAVCDTPAGKYEFLGVVKDKEGRYIGEREGDTIQFDPGVFVDDDGTIYLYSGNGPRVPEDIGKEPKASVIMTLEDDMVTVKREPQKLLPVLGDEGSGFEGHELFEASSIRKIHGLYYLVYSSVNLHELCYAVSDRPDGGFQYGGVIISHCDIFEGTNRNKPIYCFGNNHGGIECINGEWYIFYHRQTNRTVFSRQGCAEKIRILEDGSIPQVEVTSCGLNQEPLLGIGTYPAGIVCNLYGDKGATFSHPMAMGMEYPYVTQEGQDYEPGESDVPPRQYITNGKNGMVAGYKYFQVDEIAYVSVKIRGTASGKLIVRTSPHGESVGYIPLEPCVEWKDFYGEIQFFKGIHGIFFCYEGTGVLDLLEFTLHENEMVD, encoded by the coding sequence ATGAAAAAATTACAAGTATTCAATCCGTACCTACCGGCTTACGAGTATATCCCGGATGGTGAACCACATGTATTCGGAGATAGGATTTATATATTTGGAAGCCATGACAGATTCGATGGAGAAAAGTTTTGTCTAAATGATTATATATGTTATTCGGCACCAATTATGGATTTGACTGAATGGAAATATGAGGGTGTCATCTATAAAAAAACACAGGACCCACGCATGTCAGATGGAACGCATGAATTGTGGGCTCCCGATGTGGTTCAGGGAAAAGATGGGCGTTACTATCTTTACTATTGTCCGGATGACAGCATATTGTCCATAGGCGTCGCTGTATGTGATACACCAGCGGGAAAATATGAATTTCTGGGAGTAGTGAAAGATAAAGAAGGAAGGTACATTGGGGAAAGAGAGGGTGATACGATACAGTTTGATCCAGGTGTGTTTGTAGATGACGATGGGACAATATATCTGTATTCCGGTAATGGACCAAGAGTACCAGAGGATATAGGTAAGGAACCTAAAGCTTCGGTCATTATGACATTGGAAGACGATATGGTAACCGTTAAAAGGGAACCTCAAAAATTACTTCCAGTACTGGGCGATGAAGGGAGTGGGTTTGAAGGGCATGAATTATTTGAGGCAAGTTCCATCCGGAAAATACATGGGCTCTATTATCTTGTATATTCCTCAGTTAATCTGCATGAACTATGTTATGCGGTGAGTGATCGGCCTGATGGAGGCTTTCAGTATGGTGGAGTCATCATCAGTCATTGCGATATTTTTGAAGGTACAAATAGAAATAAACCTATATACTGCTTTGGAAATAATCACGGTGGTATCGAATGTATCAATGGGGAGTGGTATATATTTTACCACCGTCAGACAAATAGAACCGTATTTTCTAGACAAGGCTGTGCAGAAAAAATTCGCATTCTTGAGGATGGTAGTATTCCGCAGGTGGAGGTTACCTCATGTGGCTTAAATCAGGAACCACTTCTTGGAATTGGAACCTATCCAGCAGGAATTGTATGTAACCTGTACGGAGATAAAGGAGCTACTTTTTCTCATCCGATGGCTATGGGAATGGAATATCCCTATGTGACCCAAGAAGGACAGGATTATGAGCCTGGAGAATCGGATGTACCTCCACGACAGTATATTACTAATGGAAAAAATGGAATGGTGGCAGGATATAAATATTTTCAAGTTGATGAGATAGCATATGTGTCCGTCAAGATACGTGGAACTGCCAGTGGAAAATTGATAGTTCGTACTTCACCACACGGAGAGAGCGTGGGATATATACCTTTGGAACCGTGTGTAGAATGGAAAGATTTTTATGGGGAAATTCAATTTTTTAAAGGAATTCATGGTATTTTCTTCTGTTATGAAGGCACCGGGGTGTTGGATTTATTAGAATTTACATTACATGAAAATGAGATGGTGGATTAA
- a CDS encoding TetR/AcrR family transcriptional regulator: MYTGENPKALLSIQLLSNALMEELDSKKYENITIKDICRTADVSRQTFYNIFNTKDELLRLCIKDIFEEIMKKRSSEEHMDAKTSLSIFFETFYSKKSFMDIIVKSNLEYIMIEELMLSITNLAQISDTEGIVSHMDYILAFYSGGLAQYLFHWCKDPNRISLEELIQVLSELRVPFITS, from the coding sequence ATGTACACAGGTGAGAATCCGAAAGCTCTGTTATCGATTCAATTATTATCAAACGCATTAATGGAAGAATTGGATAGCAAAAAATATGAGAATATTACTATAAAAGACATATGTAGAACCGCTGATGTTTCTCGACAAACTTTTTATAATATTTTTAACACGAAAGATGAATTATTAAGGTTATGTATTAAAGATATTTTTGAAGAGATAATGAAAAAAAGAAGTTCAGAAGAACATATGGATGCTAAAACATCCCTAAGCATCTTTTTTGAAACATTTTATAGTAAAAAATCATTTATGGATATTATAGTAAAAAGTAACCTTGAATATATTATGATTGAAGAGCTTATGTTATCCATAACTAATCTTGCTCAAATATCAGACACAGAAGGTATTGTTTCGCATATGGATTATATTTTGGCTTTCTATTCAGGTGGACTTGCTCAATATTTGTTTCACTGGTGTAAAGATCCTAATAGGATAAGTCTTGAAGAACTGATTCAAGTTTTATCAGAACTAAGAGTACCATTTATAACTTCTTAA
- a CDS encoding alpha-L-rhamnosidase — protein sequence MTELNVFNLTAEYRSQLLGTGVTRPRMSWQLESDKNGTYQTAYRVQVNVSGEDFIAPLWDTEKVESDSSVLVQYEGPELRSSTRYYYRVKVWDNFGRESEWSEAGWWETALLDVREWKAAWITPDPQHINPQVDPAFMLRRTVHLEGGEIASARIYATALGVYELYLNGAKVGEDLLAPGWTSYNKRLQYQTYDVTKQVRAGDNAVGIMLANGWYKGRLGWENQSNHYGERRAALVQLHISYEDGSEEVIVSDANWRGLTGPVRFSEIYDGETYDARLDHPGWSEATFADEDWQPTVTLNHPFSGLRAQENVPTRITEILKPVSVILTPSGETVLDMGQNMVGRIRMQVEAPRDQIITLTHAEVLDKDGNFYIGNIRTAKQTVKYTAAGAGKESYAPHFTFQGFRYVKIEGYPGQENGLPLEAFTGEVIHSEMDRTGHFECSDEMVNQLQRNIVWGQRGNFLDVPTDCPQRDERLGWTGDTQVFAGAALFNYNASPFFSKWLRDLAADQLPDGGVPFVVPNVLSGYSSAAWGDAATIVPWAVYSAYGDKRLLSEQYSSMKAWVDYIRSQGDKEHVWDTGFHFGDWLALDAKEGSYIGATPSLMVTAAYFALSTRIVRDTAEVLGYIEDAAYYGKLANRIVQAYRNEFITPNGRVAAQTQTAQILALTFDLADPKDRPRISKELNEMIVDNDYHLTTGFVGTPYLCFALSDNGYHETAVKLLLQQTYPGWLYSVSKGATTIWEHWDGIKPDGSFWSDDMNSYNHYAYGAIGEWMYRRITGLSPESGSPGYKRIQIAPKFEGGRLSYAKAHFRSIYGVIEAGWAFRGEQVEVNVVVPPNTTADIRLPDVKLTAVRVNEDLLSEGGGILRIEQKKDAVFLEAGSGKYVFTFPRSAATYRIWTPDMHFSELVQWESARQILDQHAPGLTENLGLLRNFPLAAAAFNPMGSVISEQQYEVISAELSLISE from the coding sequence ATGACAGAACTCAATGTATTTAATCTTACAGCGGAGTACCGCAGTCAATTGCTGGGAACTGGAGTCACCCGACCAAGAATGAGCTGGCAGTTGGAGTCGGATAAGAACGGCACATATCAGACGGCATACCGGGTACAGGTCAATGTTTCCGGTGAAGATTTCATTGCACCGCTTTGGGATACGGAAAAGGTAGAATCGGATTCTTCAGTTCTTGTGCAATATGAGGGACCTGAACTTCGATCCTCGACCCGATACTATTATCGAGTCAAAGTCTGGGATAATTTCGGTAGAGAGTCGGAATGGAGCGAAGCGGGATGGTGGGAAACTGCTCTACTAGATGTTCGAGAATGGAAGGCAGCCTGGATTACGCCAGATCCGCAGCACATTAATCCTCAAGTAGATCCGGCTTTTATGCTTCGGAGGACAGTTCATCTTGAAGGCGGTGAAATCGCTTCAGCACGGATCTATGCAACTGCATTAGGAGTATACGAATTGTATTTAAATGGAGCGAAGGTCGGTGAAGATCTGCTTGCACCAGGTTGGACGAGCTATAATAAACGTCTTCAATACCAGACCTACGATGTAACGAAGCAGGTAAGAGCGGGGGACAATGCGGTTGGCATAATGCTTGCAAACGGATGGTACAAGGGACGTCTGGGATGGGAGAATCAATCTAACCATTACGGCGAACGAAGAGCCGCCCTCGTTCAGCTTCATATCAGCTATGAAGACGGTTCAGAAGAAGTTATTGTTTCGGACGCCAATTGGCGAGGATTAACAGGCCCTGTACGGTTCTCTGAAATATACGATGGTGAAACATATGACGCACGTTTGGATCATCCTGGATGGAGTGAGGCTACCTTTGCCGACGAGGATTGGCAACCGACAGTAACTCTTAACCATCCATTTAGTGGGCTTCGGGCTCAAGAGAACGTGCCTACACGTATAACGGAAATCCTCAAGCCGGTGTCCGTTATCCTGACACCTTCTGGGGAGACAGTGCTTGACATGGGTCAGAACATGGTGGGGCGAATCCGGATGCAGGTGGAAGCGCCGCGGGACCAGATCATCACACTTACACATGCCGAGGTTCTGGATAAAGATGGAAATTTTTACATTGGTAACATCCGTACAGCCAAGCAGACCGTGAAGTACACGGCAGCAGGAGCGGGAAAGGAGAGTTATGCACCTCACTTCACCTTCCAGGGCTTTCGATATGTAAAGATTGAGGGCTATCCGGGTCAAGAGAACGGCTTGCCTCTTGAAGCATTTACAGGAGAAGTAATTCATTCCGAAATGGATCGAACAGGTCACTTTGAATGTTCGGATGAGATGGTCAATCAGTTACAGCGCAACATTGTGTGGGGACAGCGGGGGAATTTTCTAGACGTTCCGACCGATTGCCCGCAGCGCGATGAGAGGCTCGGCTGGACCGGTGATACACAGGTTTTCGCAGGGGCTGCTTTATTCAACTATAATGCCTCGCCGTTCTTTTCGAAGTGGCTCCGTGATTTGGCAGCTGATCAGTTGCCGGACGGTGGCGTACCATTTGTCGTGCCAAATGTGCTTTCAGGCTATTCATCGGCAGCCTGGGGGGACGCGGCGACAATTGTACCATGGGCAGTGTATTCCGCTTACGGGGATAAGCGTCTGCTGTCTGAACAATACAGCAGTATGAAGGCATGGGTGGATTATATTCGTTCGCAAGGTGACAAGGAGCATGTCTGGGATACCGGATTCCATTTCGGTGACTGGCTGGCACTCGATGCAAAAGAAGGCAGCTATATAGGAGCGACCCCAAGCCTTATGGTGACGGCAGCCTATTTCGCTTTGTCGACCCGCATTGTCCGGGATACCGCGGAAGTGCTCGGCTATATTGAAGACGCAGCTTATTATGGTAAATTGGCCAACCGCATTGTCCAAGCTTACCGTAACGAATTCATTACGCCGAACGGCCGGGTAGCTGCCCAGACACAAACTGCGCAAATTCTCGCACTGACCTTTGATCTTGCAGACCCGAAAGACCGACCGAGAATCTCTAAAGAATTGAACGAGATGATAGTAGACAATGACTATCACTTGACAACTGGTTTTGTTGGCACACCGTATCTCTGCTTCGCACTATCAGACAATGGCTACCACGAAACGGCAGTGAAGTTGTTGCTTCAGCAAACTTATCCCGGCTGGCTGTATTCCGTCAGCAAAGGGGCAACGACGATTTGGGAGCATTGGGATGGTATTAAGCCGGACGGATCCTTCTGGAGCGATGACATGAATTCTTACAACCATTACGCATATGGAGCTATTGGCGAATGGATGTACCGGCGAATTACAGGGTTGTCTCCAGAGTCTGGATCACCCGGCTACAAACGAATCCAGATTGCGCCAAAGTTTGAAGGCGGCCGCCTGAGCTATGCCAAAGCACATTTTCGTTCAATTTACGGAGTAATCGAAGCAGGTTGGGCATTTCGCGGGGAACAAGTGGAAGTGAATGTAGTGGTGCCTCCTAACACAACAGCTGATATCAGGCTGCCGGACGTAAAATTAACAGCGGTCCGTGTGAATGAAGATCTGTTAAGTGAAGGAGGCGGAATCCTACGGATTGAGCAGAAAAAAGACGCTGTGTTCTTAGAGGCGGGATCTGGGAAATATGTTTTCACATTCCCGAGAAGTGCTGCAACGTATCGCATTTGGACACCGGATATGCACTTCAGTGAGCTTGTCCAGTGGGAGAGTGCTCGGCAGATTCTGGACCAGCACGCACCAGGGCTAACGGAAAATCTGGGATTACTCCGTAACTTTCCGTTAGCTGCCGCTGCATTTAATCCGATGGGCAGCGTAATATCAGAGCAACAATATGAAGTAATCTCAGCAGAGCTGAGCCTTATCAGCGAATAG
- a CDS encoding transposase, translating to MKHLLAALNSKTDQLYDHASKTKKHQDILRFFHVLRCRYHRSVCLFIILDNFSTHLHLKVKNWAAANNVELVYTPTYASWLNRIELQFPMCSQVRL from the coding sequence GTGAAACATCTGCTTGCTGCTCTGAATTCTAAAACAGATCAGTTGTATGACCATGCTTCAAAAACGAAGAAGCATCAGGATATTCTTCGCTTCTTCCATGTGCTTCGGTGCCGGTATCACCGGTCGGTATGTTTGTTCATCATTCTGGACAATTTTTCTACGCATTTGCACCTCAAAGTAAAGAACTGGGCCGCAGCTAACAATGTAGAATTAGTCTACACTCCAACGTACGCATCGTGGCTTAACCGAATCGAACTGCAATTCCCAATGTGTTCTCAAGTACGCTTGTAG
- a CDS encoding helix-turn-helix domain-containing protein: MKSPEISGLYHFSGEHNLHTIHRFNQDGLPSLKPKYGGGRPPTFTSKNVGEIIELAQIPPKVAGYPFTH; the protein is encoded by the coding sequence ATGAAATCCCCTGAAATCAGCGGGCTTTATCATTTCTCAGGTGAACATAACCTGCATACGATTCATCGATTTAATCAAGACGGGTTACCTTCATTAAAGCCGAAATACGGCGGAGGACGTCCGCCCACCTTCACTTCGAAAAACGTAGGGGAGATCATTGAACTTGCTCAAATTCCTCCTAAAGTGGCTGGTTATCCGTTTACCCATTGA
- a CDS encoding GDSL-type esterase/lipase family protein, translating into MEQWVSTWGQAHTEIKYYSPNYKDSTMRLAIANNLNGEKLRLRVSNIEGKKPLHIVQSMVDNVQNQQQCILFRGKKEVVLLPGEEKYSDPVIMPVRSGEFLTVSMAFQGSVISGNSIEECVQCSKKGNYVEHSQFKTVHRSKSACYHDMQQSIPALSSIEVFTVEQAETIICFGDSITQQSFWTKPFCDELYRNKPGEVSVVNKGIGGNRLLKGSPGGLLKLLGKAGIERFERDVLGEAGVKTVILAIGINDFGMGGKPGQKDWTSAEQLIEGYVNILKRAKNKNIKSVGTTLLPRGGSLGYRPEQERERQKFNDWVRSTDMFDKIIDFDYILRDPRNTEQMNFVYDSGDHLHPGPVGGKRMAMQVLQELYGINN; encoded by the coding sequence ATGGAACAATGGGTTAGCACATGGGGACAGGCACATACGGAAATAAAATATTATAGTCCGAATTATAAAGACAGTACAATGCGTTTAGCCATAGCAAATAATCTGAATGGTGAGAAACTACGGCTTCGTGTTTCTAATATTGAAGGAAAAAAGCCATTACATATTGTTCAGTCTATGGTAGACAATGTACAGAATCAGCAGCAATGTATATTATTTAGAGGAAAAAAGGAGGTGGTACTACTCCCAGGAGAAGAAAAATACAGTGATCCGGTTATAATGCCAGTGAGATCTGGTGAGTTTTTGACCGTAAGCATGGCATTTCAAGGGTCTGTCATATCTGGTAATAGCATTGAAGAATGTGTGCAGTGTAGCAAAAAGGGGAATTATGTGGAACACTCTCAGTTTAAAACGGTGCACAGGAGTAAATCGGCATGTTATCATGACATGCAACAGTCAATTCCGGCACTATCATCGATAGAAGTATTTACTGTAGAACAGGCCGAAACTATTATCTGTTTTGGGGATTCAATTACACAGCAGAGTTTTTGGACAAAACCTTTTTGCGATGAACTATATAGGAATAAACCGGGAGAAGTATCGGTTGTAAATAAAGGTATTGGTGGAAATCGATTACTGAAGGGGTCGCCTGGTGGATTATTAAAGTTACTTGGTAAAGCTGGAATTGAGCGCTTTGAACGGGATGTACTGGGAGAAGCAGGAGTTAAGACCGTAATCCTGGCAATTGGTATTAATGATTTTGGTATGGGTGGTAAACCAGGTCAAAAGGATTGGACGTCAGCTGAACAATTAATTGAAGGTTATGTTAATATTTTGAAGAGAGCAAAGAATAAAAATATCAAATCAGTAGGAACAACACTACTTCCTAGAGGTGGATCTTTGGGATATCGACCGGAACAGGAAAGAGAAAGGCAAAAGTTTAATGATTGGGTCAGATCAACTGATATGTTTGATAAAATTATCGATTTTGATTATATCCTTCGTGACCCTAGAAATACTGAACAGATGAACTTTGTTTATGATAGTGGTGACCATCTTCATCCAGGTCCTGTAGGAGGAAAGAGGATGGCAATGCAGGTATTACAGGAACTCTACGGTATAAATAATTGA
- a CDS encoding carotenoid biosynthesis protein produces the protein MIFGTPISWFINEIIGSILLFFCIAHAIKQEKPMNRILELSCYMLTAGIFENIGVFAGTYYYSLDRVMMFGKVPLSILFIEGAIFYVSMILVEHLKLPKWAIPLGVGVLASIQDLTLDPTSVFDLHIINGVSEGQWNWTKYYEGGYVNIPFSNFSGWLTMMVFFAAAVAIGRNWYNRSHKNWVAVAYPLISIVVTVLLLITPINQFLLFGVPFASMNSKIAELVMLCFNYSISLFILIRFAKHNKAIERKDALMITIPVFLDLYALVNAIIMGITEAILPIVIVSIIHCTYLIWIYKKGQNTLSKQVNPN, from the coding sequence ATGATTTTTGGTACACCTATTAGTTGGTTTATCAATGAGATTATCGGTAGCATATTATTGTTTTTCTGTATTGCACATGCAATAAAACAAGAAAAGCCGATGAATCGGATTCTGGAGCTATCATGCTATATGCTTACCGCAGGAATTTTTGAAAACATTGGAGTATTTGCCGGCACATATTACTATAGCCTCGATCGTGTCATGATGTTTGGAAAAGTGCCCCTCAGCATTCTTTTTATAGAAGGTGCAATCTTCTATGTATCTATGATTCTAGTCGAACATCTTAAATTGCCTAAATGGGCAATCCCGTTAGGTGTAGGTGTTCTTGCTTCAATTCAAGATTTGACACTTGACCCAACTTCAGTTTTTGATCTCCATATTATTAATGGTGTCTCCGAGGGTCAATGGAATTGGACAAAATATTATGAAGGCGGTTATGTAAACATCCCTTTCTCTAATTTCTCGGGATGGTTAACAATGATGGTATTCTTCGCAGCAGCAGTGGCAATAGGTAGAAATTGGTACAATAGAAGTCATAAGAATTGGGTTGCTGTGGCTTATCCATTAATTTCTATTGTTGTGACAGTATTGTTGCTCATTACACCTATAAATCAATTTTTATTATTTGGCGTACCGTTCGCAAGCATGAACTCAAAAATTGCAGAACTCGTAATGCTCTGTTTCAATTATTCAATTAGTTTGTTCATATTAATAAGATTCGCTAAACATAATAAAGCTATAGAAAGAAAAGATGCTTTAATGATAACGATCCCCGTTTTTCTTGACCTATATGCGCTTGTAAATGCTATTATTATGGGAATAACAGAAGCAATTCTACCAATAGTAATTGTTTCTATAATCCATTGCACTTATTTGATCTGGATTTATAAAAAAGGCCAAAATACATTGAGTAAACAGGTTAATCCTAACTAA
- a CDS encoding alpha/beta hydrolase fold domain-containing protein: MVRGKAESFRIHPDKIAICGFSAGGHLCGSLAVHFDAEELIPEGDYTKKQ, encoded by the coding sequence TTGGTAAGGGGAAAAGCGGAAAGTTTTCGTATTCATCCGGATAAAATAGCAATTTGCGGTTTCTCTGCAGGAGGGCATCTTTGTGGTAGTTTAGCTGTTCATTTTGATGCAGAAGAATTGATTCCTGAAGGTGATTATACAAAAAAACAGTAA